Part of the Qipengyuania sp. SS22 genome, GTTGCGCCCGGCGAACTGCGCCTCGGCCAATTGTTCGGCCAGACCGGTCATGTCTATGCCGCTGCCAATGCCGAGCGAAGTGGCGATCGAGGAACTGGAAATACTCATCGCTCTGATAACGACGCATTGCGCGGCGGATTAACCGGCACCCGGCCATCCGCGTCGAACCGCAGCGCGGCGGGCACCTCGATTGCCGGGAGCGGCGGCGCTTCACCGCGCTTGAGCGAGAAGACATAGGCCAGCACCGAGGCAATCGCGCCATACAGGTCTTCGCAAATGATCTGCCGCTCGCGCGTGGTATAATAGACCGAGCGGGCCAGCTGCGGGATCTCGAGCGTCGGCAGATCGAGTTCGCGCGCCAGCTCCTTCATCGCCATCGCCTTGTCGCCGCGCCCCTTGGCGAGGACGATCGGGGCCGAGGCCTTGTCCGGATCATAGGTCATCGCGACCGCGAAATGGGTCGGGTTGGTGATTACGAACTGTGCCTCGCGCATTGCCCCGGAAACCGATCCGGTAGCGATATCGCGCTGGCGCTGCCGCCGCGCGGCGCGCATTTCGGGTGAGCCTTCGGTTTCCTTGTTCTCGTCGCGCAGCTCCTGATAGCTCATCTTCAGCCGCTTCTGCTGGCGCAGCCACTGGATCGGCAGGTCGACGAAGGCGATCACGACCAGCCCGGCACCCAGCGCGAAGATCAGCGAGACGATGGCATGCCACGCGGCGGTCAGCTGGGCCGACAGATTGCCCCGCCCCAGCCCGATGACCGTTTCCATGCTGGTCCACCACCAGGCCGCAGCAATACTGCCGAGCAGCGCGACCTTGAGAATGCCCTTGCCCATTTCGACCAGCCCTTGCGGGCCGAACATGCGCTTGAGCCCGGACATGGGATTGATCCGCTGCCCCTTGGCCTTGAGATTGGCCGCCACCCAGCGCCCGCGGCCGAAACCCAGCTGCGAGATGAGCGTGACGAGGATGACCGGCACGGCCAGCGTCAGGATTGCAGGAACACCAAGCAACAGCCCCTGCATCAGCAGGCCATCGACACTGAAATCGCGAATATCGCGCGCATCGAACAGGAAGGCTTCGCGCGTCAGCTGTGCCAGCCCTTCGAGCAGCAGCGGCCCGGCAATCGCCAGCCACGCACCGCCGAACAACATGACGGCGGCGGTGCCCGCATCCTTGGAACGAAGGACATCGCCCTTCTTGGTCGCATCGGCCAGCCGCTTCTCGGTTGGTGCAAAGGTCTTTTCGCCGGCGGTCTCGCTCATTGCACGATCACACTTTCGGTCTTTTCGAGCGCATCGCCGACGAGGCCGGTGAACTGGTCGTAGATCAGCGGCGCGGAAATGATCAGCGCGGCCAGCCCGGCCAGCACGCCCGCGGGCAGGCCGAGGGCGAAAAGGTTGAGCGACGGTGCGGAACGGCTCAATATCCCGGTCAGCACCTGCACCAGCAGCAGGATCACGGTGACCGGCAGGGCGATCCGCAGCGCGGTTTCGAACATGAAGCTGGCAAAGCCCGTGATCGCCGCGAAGCGTTCTGCCCCCAGCCAGGTCTGGCCCGGCGGGAAGGCGTTGTAGCTTTCGGTGACCAGTGCGATCCAGTGCAGATGCGCGCCGGTCGCTAGGAAGATCAGCGTCAGCACGATCATGAAATACTGGCCGAAGGAAGTGGTGGTCCCGCCACCCATCGCATCGGGCGATACCGCCATGCTCATGCCCATGCCGCCGCCGATCAGTTCGGCGGCCACGGTCGGCGCAGCAAAGGCGAGCTGGAGAATGAAGCCGAGCGCCAGCCCGACGATCACTTCACCCGCCACCGCGAGCAATCCGTCGAGCGAGAGCAGGGCCACCGGAGTCTCGACCGCCGGCATCCAGACCGACACGAAGATCGCCAGCGCCCCGGTGATCGCGACACGAACCGACATCGGCACCGAAGTCGCGCCGAAGAAGGGCGCGGCAAGCAGCGCAGCACCCAGCCGCGTCATCAGGAAGACGACGCGCCACATGTCCTGCTCCAGCGCACCCAAGCCGAGATCGAGGCCGTTCACGGCAAGGCCCTCAGTCGCCGATCGCCGCGATTTCGGCGAAGATATCCTGCGTGAAATCGCCCACCAGCGCCATCATCGAGGCACCGAGAATGACCAGCACGAAGGCCACCGCGCCCAGCTTGGGGACGAAGGTAAGCGTCTGTTCGTTGACCGAGGTGGCGGCCTGCACCAGCCCGATCACGAGACCGATGGCGAGGCTCGCCAGCAGGATCGGGGCGGCGACCAGGGCGGCGATCCACAACATGCGGTCGGCCATGGAGAGGAGGATGGCGCTTTCGTCCATGAGATCTATCCGAAGCTTGAGGCTAGCGAACCCATCAGCAGCGCCCAGCCGTCGACGAGGACGAACAGCAGCAGCTTGAAGGGTAGCGAAACGATCATCGGGCTCATCATCATCATGCCGAGGCTCATCAGCACGCTGGAGACGACGAGGTCGATGACCAGGAACGGCAGGAACAGCATGAAGCCGATCTGGAAGGCGGTTTTGAGTTCGCTGGTCACGAAAGCGGGCAGCAGGATCGAGAACGGCACGTCCTGCGGGCTGGCGAACTGTCCTGCCCCGGCAATGTCGGCGAACATTTCCAGATCGTATTCGCGTGTCTGGCGGATCATGAAGCCGTGGAACTGGTCCCCGGCGCGTTCTATCGCGACCTCGGCACCGATTTCGCCTGCGGAATAGGGCGCGATGGCATTTTCATTCACCCCTTCGAGCGTCGGGGCCATGATGAATAGCGAGAGGAACAGGCTGATCCCGATCAGCACCTGGTTGGGCGGCGATTGCTGCAGACCCAGCGCCTGCCTCAGGATCGCCAGCACTACGATAATCCTCGTGAAGCTGGTCATCATCAGCAGCAGCGCGGGCAGGATGGTCAGCAGGCCCATCACCAGCAACAGCTGCAGCGACAGGCTCAGCGGTTCGCCGCCGGCGCCCGCCATCTCGCCAAATGCGCGGTCGAGCGCGCCCGACACTGCGGCGTCGCCGGTCTGCGCGCGGACGAGCGCGGGATAGGCCAGCGCAGCCAGCGTGGCGGCAAGTTTCGCGAGACGCGCGATCATGCGACGATGTCCTGCGCTTCCAGCCGCGCCGGTGCCTCGGCCAGCCGGACCAGCCCGTTGCGCGAGGTCGAGACGAGGATTTCGCGCCCGTGGAATTCGATCACCGCGAGGCGCAGCGTGGGCGACAACATCGTGCTTTCGACGATCCGCACGGCCTTGCTGCCGCCAGTCGGCGCGCCGAACTGGCCCTGCATCTTTTTGGCCAGTTTCAGGCTGCCCCAGATCATGACGCCGATCAGCGGCAGCAGGACCAGCAGCTTGAGGACGTACCAGAGCATCAGGCTGCCTCGCCTGCACCGGTTGAAGTGACCGTGATCGGCTGGGCACGCCGTTCGACCGACGCTTCGTTCGAACCCGCGCCGACGATCTCGATCACGCGGATCGCGAAACGATTGCCTTGGGCCACCACTTCGCCGCGCGCGATCAGCTTGCCATTGACGAACATGTCGAGCGGTTCGTCGGTCAGGCGATCGAGCTCGATCACGCTCGATTCCCCCAGCGCGAGCACGTCGCGCAGGCGCATCGACTTGCGGCCGAGTTCCACGGTGAGGCGGACATCGATGTCCTGGATAAGGCCGAAGCCATCTGCATGCGAAGCCATAAGGAGTTACTCCGAAAGGGAAGTTTGATTGAGTTCGAGCGCGACACGGTCGTCGAGTTCACCGACACAGCCATGCGCAATGGTAAGATTGCCGATCAGCAGCGGAACGTTGCGGTTGACCGCAACGGGGATGACCGATCCGGGCGTGAGACTGGCCAGCTGTGCGATCGACATCGGCACGTCGACCAGCACCGCACGCAGCGGCAGGTCGACATGCGCGATCGCCGAGCCTTCGATCCCGCGCGCACCGATCGTGCGTCCGGTAGCGGGCGAAACGGCGCGTGTGCCGACGATCTCGGCAATCATCGACTGGCACATGGCGAGCCGGACGGTCCACGAACGCGAGATCTTCGGGCTGCTCACCGAAAGCGTCACGGTCCACACGCTTTCGCTCGCAGCGAAAGGTGCGACCTGTTCGACTTCGTCGCCATTGGCGGCGGCGGCGATTTCGCGCCGGTCGCTGGTACGCCGCAGCACATCAGCCATACGGTCCTCGAACTGCTGCGCAAACCGCAGCGCCGAAGCGGGCAGGACGGTGCAGCGTTCGTCGACGTCGCCGGTCCCGCCAAGAATGCGTTCGAACTGCGCGACGATTTCGCCGATCCGCGCGGAGATCAGGATCCCGCGGCTTTCCTGACCGAGCGCGAAGAAGCTGTGACGGTGCGCCGCACCGACCTTGGCATACCATTCGCCCACCGGCAGCAGTTCGGTCTCGGCAATCTCTGCAACCAGCGTGCGGTCGTCGCACAGCGCGCCCAGTTGCACGGCCGCCTGTTCGGCGAAGCCGCGGGCAAAGCGCGCGAATTCGAGGTCGAGATCGGGCGGGGTCGCCGCGCGGCTCAACAGCTCTTCGCAATGGCTCGCGGCACGGGCCGCAGGTGCGGGGATCGCGGAGGAGATCATTGGACGATGAACGAGCGGAAATAGACGCTGTCGACGCCGCCGAAGCCTTCGCGTTCCTCGAGCGTTTCGTTGATCGCCTTGGTCAGGCGCTTCTGCAGCTCTTCCTTGCCGTGAATGCTGGCCAATTCGGCTTCGCCGGTAGCGGCCAGTTCGGCGAGAATGCGCGAGCGAAGCGCCGTTTCATGCTCGCCGAGCCACATCAGCACGCGCCCGTCGTAATGCGTCGAAGCAGCCAGGCTGATCTGCACCAGCGCGCCGCTGTCGGCGAGGTTCGAGGTGAACTGCTCGGTGAAGTCGTAATAGGCGGTGCGGTATTCGCCCCCGCCCACACCATAAACGATCGCAGCGCCCTTCGCATCGTCGTCACCGCCGGCGGGATAGGGATCCTCGTCGCCCTTGAGGACCAGCTTGGGGTTGTGGTCCTCTTCTTCCGCGGCCTGGGCGTTGAGCACGCCGCTGGCGAAAGCGGCATAGGTGCCGCCGCCCCCCGCGCCGAGAAGCACGAAGGCGAACAGCGCCAGCTTGAGCTTGCCGCCCTTCTTTTTCGGTACGGGATCCTGAGGGTCATTTTCGTTCGACATAATGCTATCCTGCTGAAATCGGGTGCCGCGGCTCAGGCGTAGAGCGCGTCGTCGGAGGACGGTTGCGCGGGCGTCTGGGGCTGATTGGGAGCGCGCTCGCCATGGCGGCTGCGCTGGTCGGAAGTCTGTTGGCGCTGGTCATCGCCGGCCGCGTTGCCGGAGCCCGTGCCCGCATTGTTCGCCGCGCCGCCGCGCTCGCCGCCGGTCTGGCCGGCTTGGGTCGCGGACGACGTCGATTGTGCCGCCAGTTCCTGCGGGCGGGTAGCGCCGCGGTCATTGGCCATTGCCGCCGCGAGCGCGCGTTGCGCCTCGCCATCCTCGGCGGCGATTTCGACATTCATGCCGCCAGCCGAGTGGTCGAAAGTAAGGGTCAGCGCGCCGAATTCCTTGTGCGCGACGGCAATCGCAGCCGGTTTGGAAAGGTCGAACTGCCGTGCCGCAGTAAGTTGCTCGACGACGCGTTCGACATTGGCGAACTGGTCGGTGGCAATGGGCCGCGGCGCGCTCGAAACGGGTTGTATGGTGGATGCGCTGCCGTCCACAGCCACGGCGAGTGCTTGCGGCGTGGCTTTCGCTGCATCCGTGGCCGCGTCGGTACGCGGCATGGAAGCGAGTTTTTCCGCCAGAGCCTTGTCGCCGATCTTGCGTTCGGCGATGGCCGAGCGTTCGACCGCCCCGGCCCCTTGCAGTGCAGCAGCTTCGCGTTCCGGTGCGGTCACAACCCGCGCTGCTTCCGCGCGACCACGCTCAGTCGCAGCTGGCAATTCCATTGCGGCCTTGCCGGTCTGGAGCGATGACACCATGCCGGCAGCGCGCGGATCACGCGGTTGCTGGGCTGCGGAGATACGGACCTCGAAACCTTCGACCGGCGGTTCACCCGTCGCATCGGCAAGCCCTGCCCCCGGCGCAGTTGCGCGGGGCGTGGGCGCGGTCATCGCTTGGTCGGTTTTCGGACCGGTCAGGACCAGAGAGCCAGCCGCCTGTTTGCCCTCTCCGCCTTTGGCTTCGATGCCAGTCGGCACCGCGAGCGTATTGTCGAGAACCGGCAGCCCCAGGGCGGCAAGCGGCAATTCCTTGCCGGTCGGCAAATCGCCCGCTTGCCGGTCCCCTTCCGCCGTATCGTCCTGGCTGGCCGACGGCGTGAACGACGCCAGCTGCTCCAGCAGGTCGGCAAAACCGTCAGTCCCCTCTGAACCCGCGCTTTTCTGCCCGTTCTCGCTGGTGAGCCCGGTGGCAGAGGACGCGGTGTCGAGCGACTTCGGTAGGGCGATTGAAAAGGTCATAGAAAGTCCGTTTGTCGTGTGCGGACTATCTATCAAGAAGCGTGCCAAACTCTGGGGTGATCAGCCCTTTTCCAAGCCGGCGACGATCGAGCGCACCAGTTCGCGCGTGCCTTCCTGGGCCTTGCGCAAACGCATGTCCGACTGGGCAAAGGCCTCGCGCCGGGTTTGCGATTGCAGTTCGGCTTCTTCAGCCTGCCGCGAGCTCACTTCGGACAATTTCTGCAGCTGATCGCGCATCGTCTTGCCACTGCGCAGGTCGGCCCCGACCATATCGTCGGCGCGCTGCGCGTAATGCGCGGCGAGCGTGCGCGTACGTTCCGCCACTCCGGACAATCGCGTGCGTGTCGCTTCGGCTTCGCTCGCAGCAGCCGCCGACTGCATCCGTTCGACGGTCCGGACGCGCTGGATCAATTGCGCGCGTTTGAGTTTCTTGCGTTCAGGCGTCACTGCCGACAAGCTCGGTCAGCTGGGCGAAGGATGTGTCGATATCGATGCTGTCCTGCCCGCCCTGCGAGAGGAACTGGCACATGCGCGGGTGCAACGCGATCGCCTCGTCGAGCAACGGATCGGTCCCCTGCCGGTACGCCCCCATCATCACCAGATCGCGATTGGCTTCGTAGGTCGCGCTCAGGGCGCGAAAACGGCGCGCGGTCGCGGCCTGTTCGGCGGACACGATATCGTTCATCACGCGGCTCAGCGAAGCGCCCACGTCCACCGCGGGATATTGCCCGCGCTGCGCAATCTCGCGCGACAGCACGATATGGCCATCGAGGATCGCGCGCGCGGTATCGACCACCGGATCGTTCTGGTCGTCGCCATCGGCCAGCACCGTATAAATGCCGGTCATCGCGCCGCCTGATTCTTCCGAATTGCCCGCGCGTTCGATCAGTTTGGTGATCGTTGCCAGCGCCGAGGGCGGATAGCCGCGCGCGGCGCCGGGTTCGCCCAGCAAGATGCCGATTTCACGCGCCGCATGCGCGACGCGGGTAAGGCTGTCGAGGATCAGCAGCACGCGCTTGCCCTGCGAGCGGAGGTGCTCGGCGAGCGAAGTCGCCAGCATCGCCCCGCGCAATCTCAGATTGGCCGCATGGTCGGCAGGCACGGCGACAATCGCGGTATTGGCCGCGCGGTCCCCAGCCATGTGCCGCGTGACGAAATCGGAAACTTCGCGCGCGCGTTCGCCGATCAGCCCGACCACGATCGCATCGGCCTGCGCGCTTTCGACGATCATGTCCATCAGCACCGATTTGCCAACGCCCGACCCGGCCATGATGCCGATCCGCTGCCCGACCCCGAAGGTGGTCAGCGCGTTGAGCGAACGAATGCCGCTATCGAATACTTCGGTAACCCGCGACCGGTCGAGTGCCCCGACCCGGTAGCCACCTGCGGGCCAGGCGGTGGTCGCACCAATCGGTCCGCGCCCGTCGATAGGCTCGCCCGATCCGTCGACCGCACGTCCCAGGAACTCGCGGCCTACGCTCAGCATGCCCGGTTGCCCCTCGGGACGCACGATGGCGCCCGGGCGCAGCAATACCGTATCGCCGAGCATCATCATCATCGTATGGCCGTTGCGAAAGCCGATGGTTTCCGCGCGGTGTTCGGTCGATGCGCCCTGCGCGATCGTACAGATCGTACCGATCGGCACGCCCAGTCCGGAAACCTCGATCAGCCCGCCATCGCAAGCGACCACCCGGCCGAACCGGCGCGGGGCCAGATCGAGCGATGCCGATGCGACCGACGCGAAGGTCTCGTCGATCAGGGTTTGCATGCGGCGAAGATTTCGGCGAGCGCGCGCTGCCATTGCTGCGGGCCGTCCTCGACCCCGCCGTCATCGGTTTCCACGCGCAAGCCGCCGCGTTCGACACTGGCGTCGGGCACCAGTTCGAGGTCTGCGGACAAATCGCCGCGGACCAGTTCGAGATCGTCGGGGTGGATATGGATAATCCGCTCGTCATGCTTGCGCTGGAACATCGCGGCGGCTGCTTCGACTCGCCGGGCTAGCCCTTCGGTGTCGAGCGCAAGCGGGAGGACCGCTTCCTCGCACAGCGCATGGACCGTTGCCAGCATCCGTTCGCGCAGCTGGCGTTCGCTTGCCGCGTCGAAGCGGGCGAAAGCCAGCTCTATCGCGGTACGGGCGGCGCGTTCGGCCTTGAGGCGGGCCTCGAAATCGGCATGCGCAGAAATCTGGCCGTCTTCATAGCCCGCGCGATAGGCTTTCTCGCCCGCGTCTTCCGCAACCGGCGGCGCGGCGTCTTCCTGGATCTTGGTGTAGCGGTTGTCGCGGGAGAAGCTCCCCCGCTTGCCGAGCGCGGCATAGGCGACCCTAGACATAGTCCTCGTCCCCTTCGCCCATGATGATGTCGCCCTGCGCGATCAGGCGCTTGGCAATTGCGACGACTTCCTTCTGCGCCGCTTCGACATCGCTCTTCTTGACCCGGCCGCGCATCTCGATCTCGTCGCGCAGGCCATCGGCCGCGCGCGAGGACATCGCGCCATAGAACTGTTCGCGGCGGTCTTCTTCCAGCCCCTTGAGCGACATGATCAGCGTATCGCTTTCGACCTCGCGCAGCAGCACGCCGGTCATCTTCATATCGAGCGCGAACAGATGCTCGAACTTGAACATCTCGTTCTCGAGTTCCTTGGCGAGCTTCTTGTCGATCTTGCCGATGGTCGGGAGCACGCGTTTCTCGACGCTGCGATGCGACTGGTTGATGATCTCCGCGGCATGCTTGATCCCGCCCATTGTCAGCGGGATGGTCCCGTGCAGTTTCTCGATCTTGGCGTTGAGCGTGCCTTCAAGAATTTCGATCGCCTGCCGCGACACGGGGCCGAGCTTGGCCACGCGGTGCAGCACCGGCGTATGCAAATCCTCGGGCAAGGCGGACAGCGCGGCTGCAGCGACATCGGCATCGAGCTGCAACAGCAGCACCGCGATCGCCTGCGGATGTTCGTCGGCGAGGATTTCTCCAATGATCTTGGGATCGAGCCAGCGCAGCAGACCCAGTGCGGGAAGGCTGGCTTCCTCGGATTCGGGTGCGACCTGGCGCATGAGGTTGTCGGTCTTCACCTCGCCCACCGCCCCATTGAGGAGCTTGCGGACGCTGTCGACCCGGCCATGACCGGAAATGCCGCTATTCTCGGTCGAGCGCGAGAAACCGGCGATGGCATCGACGATGGACTGCGGTTCGACTTCGCCGATGCCGCACATCGTGCCCGCCAGTTGGCGCAATTCGTCGGGTGTAAGCTGGCCGAGGATCTTCGAGGCATCCTCTTCGGCGAGCAGCATGACCATGATGGCCGCCTTGTCGGTGCCGCCGAGCAGCTGGGGTGTGGGCGCGGTCATGTGGATGCTCCTTGCCGCGCATCTTCCGCGAGCAGGCGGCGCAGTGCGAGCACGGCGTCGTCAGGGTTCTCGCGTGCGATCCGCTGGGCCAGTTCGATCTGTCCATCGAGCGCCTGCCGGTCGTAAGGCGTCGCAGCGCCCATGTTCGGTCCGCCAAGCGCGGGAGTGCCTCCCGCCTGCGGATCGAGCACGCCGCCGTTCTTCACCCCGCTGCGCAGGGCATTGATCGCAGGACGCACCGCGAGGAGCAGCACCAGCAGCACGGCGAGGATCGCCACGCCATTGCGTACCGCCATCCCGAACCAGCTGGTTTCGTAGAACGGCACCGCTTCGGTCTCGACCTTTTCAAAGGCGCGCATCACCACGGTGACCTGGTCGCCGCGATCCGCACGCGCCCCGACCGTAGCCGACACGAGCTCCTTGACCTTGTTGATATCCGCCGCGCTCGCCTTGGCCAGCGCCGCCTGGTCGATCGCCACGGCGACCGAGAGATATTTGATCGACCCCGGAGTGAGATTGGAGACCGACACTTCGCGACCCATTTCATAAACGCGCGTGGCGCTGCTTTCGCCCACACCGCCGCCGGGGGCGGCTTCGGCCGTATCTTCGGGCCCACCCTGCCGGGCTTCGGCATCGGCGGGCGGCGTATTCGCCAGCACGCCGGGAATACCGCCTGCCTGGACGCCGCCGCTCTGCGACAATTGCGTCGTCTCGCGGCGGACGGTGCCGTCCTTGTCATAGCTTTCGCGCGCCGAGGTGACCTCGTTCATGTCGAGATCGACCTGGACCTGCGAGGTAAAGGCGCCGCTGCCGAACATCGGCGAGAGAAGC contains:
- a CDS encoding flagellar biosynthesis protein FlhB codes for the protein MSETAGEKTFAPTEKRLADATKKGDVLRSKDAGTAAVMLFGGAWLAIAGPLLLEGLAQLTREAFLFDARDIRDFSVDGLLMQGLLLGVPAILTLAVPVILVTLISQLGFGRGRWVAANLKAKGQRINPMSGLKRMFGPQGLVEMGKGILKVALLGSIAAAWWWTSMETVIGLGRGNLSAQLTAAWHAIVSLIFALGAGLVVIAFVDLPIQWLRQQKRLKMSYQELRDENKETEGSPEMRAARRQRQRDIATGSVSGAMREAQFVITNPTHFAVAMTYDPDKASAPIVLAKGRGDKAMAMKELARELDLPTLEIPQLARSVYYTTRERQIICEDLYGAIASVLAYVFSLKRGEAPPLPAIEVPAALRFDADGRVPVNPPRNASLSER
- the fliR gene encoding flagellar biosynthetic protein FliR is translated as MNGLDLGLGALEQDMWRVVFLMTRLGAALLAAPFFGATSVPMSVRVAITGALAIFVSVWMPAVETPVALLSLDGLLAVAGEVIVGLALGFILQLAFAAPTVAAELIGGGMGMSMAVSPDAMGGGTTTSFGQYFMIVLTLIFLATGAHLHWIALVTESYNAFPPGQTWLGAERFAAITGFASFMFETALRIALPVTVILLLVQVLTGILSRSAPSLNLFALGLPAGVLAGLAALIISAPLIYDQFTGLVGDALEKTESVIVQ
- a CDS encoding flagellar biosynthetic protein FliQ, with protein sequence MDESAILLSMADRMLWIAALVAAPILLASLAIGLVIGLVQAATSVNEQTLTFVPKLGAVAFVLVILGASMMALVGDFTQDIFAEIAAIGD
- the fliP gene encoding flagellar type III secretion system pore protein FliP (The bacterial flagellar biogenesis protein FliP forms a type III secretion system (T3SS)-type pore required for flagellar assembly.); its protein translation is MIARLAKLAATLAALAYPALVRAQTGDAAVSGALDRAFGEMAGAGGEPLSLSLQLLLVMGLLTILPALLLMMTSFTRIIVVLAILRQALGLQQSPPNQVLIGISLFLSLFIMAPTLEGVNENAIAPYSAGEIGAEVAIERAGDQFHGFMIRQTREYDLEMFADIAGAGQFASPQDVPFSILLPAFVTSELKTAFQIGFMLFLPFLVIDLVVSSVLMSLGMMMMSPMIVSLPFKLLLFVLVDGWALLMGSLASSFG
- a CDS encoding flagellar biosynthetic protein FliO; translated protein: MLWYVLKLLVLLPLIGVMIWGSLKLAKKMQGQFGAPTGGSKAVRIVESTMLSPTLRLAVIEFHGREILVSTSRNGLVRLAEAPARLEAQDIVA
- the fliN gene encoding flagellar motor switch protein FliN, which encodes MASHADGFGLIQDIDVRLTVELGRKSMRLRDVLALGESSVIELDRLTDEPLDMFVNGKLIARGEVVAQGNRFAIRVIEIVGAGSNEASVERRAQPITVTSTGAGEAA
- a CDS encoding flagellar motor switch protein FliM, with amino-acid sequence MISSAIPAPAARAASHCEELLSRAATPPDLDLEFARFARGFAEQAAVQLGALCDDRTLVAEIAETELLPVGEWYAKVGAAHRHSFFALGQESRGILISARIGEIVAQFERILGGTGDVDERCTVLPASALRFAQQFEDRMADVLRRTSDRREIAAAANGDEVEQVAPFAASESVWTVTLSVSSPKISRSWTVRLAMCQSMIAEIVGTRAVSPATGRTIGARGIEGSAIAHVDLPLRAVLVDVPMSIAQLASLTPGSVIPVAVNRNVPLLIGNLTIAHGCVGELDDRVALELNQTSLSE
- a CDS encoding flagellar basal body-associated FliL family protein, producing the protein MSNENDPQDPVPKKKGGKLKLALFAFVLLGAGGGGTYAAFASGVLNAQAAEEEDHNPKLVLKGDEDPYPAGGDDDAKGAAIVYGVGGGEYRTAYYDFTEQFTSNLADSGALVQISLAASTHYDGRVLMWLGEHETALRSRILAELAATGEAELASIHGKEELQKRLTKAINETLEEREGFGGVDSVYFRSFIVQ
- a CDS encoding FliI/YscN family ATPase → MQTLIDETFASVASASLDLAPRRFGRVVACDGGLIEVSGLGVPIGTICTIAQGASTEHRAETIGFRNGHTMMMMLGDTVLLRPGAIVRPEGQPGMLSVGREFLGRAVDGSGEPIDGRGPIGATTAWPAGGYRVGALDRSRVTEVFDSGIRSLNALTTFGVGQRIGIMAGSGVGKSVLMDMIVESAQADAIVVGLIGERAREVSDFVTRHMAGDRAANTAIVAVPADHAANLRLRGAMLATSLAEHLRSQGKRVLLILDSLTRVAHAAREIGILLGEPGAARGYPPSALATITKLIERAGNSEESGGAMTGIYTVLADGDDQNDPVVDTARAILDGHIVLSREIAQRGQYPAVDVGASLSRVMNDIVSAEQAATARRFRALSATYEANRDLVMMGAYRQGTDPLLDEAIALHPRMCQFLSQGGQDSIDIDTSFAQLTELVGSDA
- a CDS encoding FliH/SctL family protein yields the protein MSRVAYAALGKRGSFSRDNRYTKIQEDAAPPVAEDAGEKAYRAGYEDGQISAHADFEARLKAERAARTAIELAFARFDAASERQLRERMLATVHALCEEAVLPLALDTEGLARRVEAAAAMFQRKHDERIIHIHPDDLELVRGDLSADLELVPDASVERGGLRVETDDGGVEDGPQQWQRALAEIFAACKP
- the fliG gene encoding flagellar motor switch protein FliG codes for the protein MTAPTPQLLGGTDKAAIMVMLLAEEDASKILGQLTPDELRQLAGTMCGIGEVEPQSIVDAIAGFSRSTENSGISGHGRVDSVRKLLNGAVGEVKTDNLMRQVAPESEEASLPALGLLRWLDPKIIGEILADEHPQAIAVLLLQLDADVAAAALSALPEDLHTPVLHRVAKLGPVSRQAIEILEGTLNAKIEKLHGTIPLTMGGIKHAAEIINQSHRSVEKRVLPTIGKIDKKLAKELENEMFKFEHLFALDMKMTGVLLREVESDTLIMSLKGLEEDRREQFYGAMSSRAADGLRDEIEMRGRVKKSDVEAAQKEVVAIAKRLIAQGDIIMGEGDEDYV
- the fliF gene encoding flagellar basal-body MS-ring/collar protein FliF, whose protein sequence is MTGLVPADNTGAGMLTPLTSGSGTFGERLRAFTAQPSVRKVLPWFAGTAGLGLLALTWATLSPAPQRVLYSSLGDAERAGVVASLDQAGIDYTIDNGTGALTVGEDDVYRARMMVASDGSLASPESGTDLIESLPMGASRTLEGDRLRAAQERELTLTIMEINGVEAVRVHIAKAERSVFVREDVAPSASIMVRMARGRQLTDGQVMAITNLVAGSVPGLSIDAVKVVDQHGKLLTQARDPNSGRLDLQAQMEAKLNAQVDQLLSPMFGSGAFTSQVQVDLDMNEVTSARESYDKDGTVRRETTQLSQSGGVQAGGIPGVLANTPPADAEARQGGPEDTAEAAPGGGVGESSATRVYEMGREVSVSNLTPGSIKYLSVAVAIDQAALAKASAADINKVKELVSATVGARADRGDQVTVVMRAFEKVETEAVPFYETSWFGMAVRNGVAILAVLLVLLLAVRPAINALRSGVKNGGVLDPQAGGTPALGGPNMGAATPYDRQALDGQIELAQRIARENPDDAVLALRRLLAEDARQGAST